The segment GACGAGGAGGAGTCTTTGTCGACGTTGACGGTGAAGTCGCGGTAGGTCTGCTCGATTCGCCACATCAGATTCTCGTACAGACCGCCCTCGCCGCCGCCGAGATAGACCGTCAGTTCCCCCTGCAAGTCCGGCAGATCGAGCATCGAGCGGCCAGTGTACTCCGTGGGCCGGTCCTCGATGAGCGGCCCGGAGCCGCGCCACTCGTCGAAATTGAAGAGTTCGTCAGTCGTGTACGTCTTCGGATCCGGAATCGGTTCGTCCCGCGAATACGTCGACTCCTCGGACTCCTCGCTGATACACCCTGCGAGCGCGAGCGCGCCCGCCGTTGAACTGGCAAGAGTGAGAAACTTCCGTCGTCCGTGTCGCGTCCCGTATCCCCGCTCGGAACGCCGGCGCGTCTCATCGTCATTGCTCCCGCTTTTGGACATGCTGTCCTATTTTTTGGCTTGCCTAAAATGTCTTTACATTCGTCGGAGTATCGGAGTGTTCAGACGTGATAGGACGGGACGTACGGGCCCACCTGTAGCGGATAAGCGGGTCCCCGCGAGTATCCGGATCTAGCGACGCTCGCGTCTAGTACCTGTCGATCGTTTCGTTCGGCCGTCAGTCCGTGTTCTGGGCGCGGATTCACCACGGCACGGAGTGTTCTCTCCGGACGAACGTGAACTGCGTGCCGACTCTCGGATCCCGATCGCGTCCCGAGACTGTCGAACGTCCCGCGGCTACCGAACGTCCTGTGACTGCCGGGCGTCCCGCGACTACCGGACGATCAACCCGCGCGGCGCCTGCGTCTCGAGTCCGTCCGGCCACTCGAGGTCGGCCCGCTCCCACGAGTCGCCGAAGTCCTCGCTCACGAACAGGCCGTGGTTGTTTAGGCCGTAGACAACGCCGGGGTCGCCGGTCGTCGCGAGGACCGATCGGACGACGCCCTCGCCGGTGGGGAGTCCGCACCCGTCGACTCGCTCCCACTCCGTACCGTCCCGTTTTCTATACAGGTGCGAATCGGCCCGGTGGGCGGCGTGGGCCGTCGACGCCCCGCTCGCGCTCGAGACGAGCACCGACTCGGGGTCGGCCGGATCGACGGCCAGCCCCCAGCAGTAGCGGTGCTCGAGGCCCGTCTGCGGCTGAGTCCACGACCGGCCGCCGTCGTCGCTTTCAGCGTAGCCGTCGCCCGCAGCGGTGTAGACTCGCCCCTCCGTTTCGGCGTGGGTCGCCAGCGTGTGGTTGTCCCGCCGCGACCCCTCCGGTCGCTCGCGCCACGTCTCGCCGCCGTCCGTGCTGTAGACGAACGCGCCCGCTTCGATTCCCACGTAGAGGCGGTCGGGATCGAACGGGTCGACCTCGAGCCAGCGGACGTGGTGGGTGCTCGGTCGCGGCGGGAAAAACCACTGCGGCTCGGAGGGCAGGTCGTCGACACCCTCGAGTTCGGTCCAGCTATCGCCGCCGTCTTCCGATCGGTAGACGCGGCTGGGTTCGGCCCCCGCGTAGATCACGCTCGAGTCGTGGGGGCTGATCGCGAGCGACATGACGGCTTCGTGGCCCGTAGTTTCCCGACCATCCTCGGGTTCGTTCCCGTCGTGCCTGACGAATCCCGTCTCGAGGCGGTCGAACGACTCGCCGCCGTCGGTGCTGCGAAAGAGCCCGTTCTCGAAGGTTCCGACGAAGACGCGGTCGGGTTCGTCGGCCGACGCAGCGACGCACTCGAGGTCGAACCCCTCGAGTCGGTCGGTGCGTCGCCATCCGTCGGTCGCGCTCTCGACGGGTTCGCTTCCGCCGCCTTCGCTCCTGCCGTCGGTACTGATCTCGTCGCTGGCCCGCTTGCAGACGAGCAGTCGGTCCTGCATCGCCGCGTACGCTCGAGTCATGTGGACGGCTACGGCGGCGAGCGTGAGAAGTGTTCGCCCCTCGTCGGTCGAATCGTTCGTTCGATTCGCCTCGATGAACCGATCGGAGACGACGACCCGGTGAATCGGTACCTCACTCGAAAACAGTGCCACTGATTCAGTCGTCGTCCGTCGGTGCCGTGACCGGTTCGACCCGCTCGCCTCGAGGCCCCTCGAGGTCGACGTCGGGCAACAGGTCGCGCAGATACTGGCCGGTGTAGGAACTCTCGAGTTGGGCGACCTCCTCGGGCGTTCCCGTCGCGACGACTTCACCGCCGTTTTCTCCGCCTTCGGGGCCGAGGTCGATGACGTGGTCGGCGTTTTTCACGAGGTCGAGTTCGTGTTCGATGACGGCGATAGTGTTGCCGTTGTCGGTCAGCCGGTGGAGCACGTCGATGAGTTTGCGCTCGTCCTCGCTGTGCAGGCCGGTCGTCGGCTCGTCGAGCAAGTACAGCGTCTCGCCCGAGTCCTTCTTGCCCAGTTCCTCGGCGAGTTTGATCCGCTGGGCCTCGCCGCCCGACAGCGTCGTCGAGGGCTGGCCGAGTTTCATATAGTCGAGTCCGACGTCTTTCAGCAGTTCGAGTCGGCGCCGGATCTGGCTCGAGGACTCGAAGAAGTCGTAGGCTTCCTCGACGGACATCTCGAGGACGTCCGAGATCGTCTTGCCCTTGTAGGTCACGTCGAGGGTGGCGTCGTTGTACCGGTCGCCGCCACACTCCTCGCAGGGCACGTAGACATCCGAGAGGAAGTTCATCTCGATCTTGACGGTTCCCTGGCCGCCACACTCCTCGCAGCGCCCGCCCTTGACGTTGAAGGAGAACCGTCCCTTCTCGTAGCCGCGCTGTTTCGAGAGCTTGGTCTCGGCGAACAGCTCACGGACGTAGTCGAAGACGTTAGTGTACGTCGCCGGGTTCGATCGCGGCGTCCTCCCGATCGGCGACTGATCGATCAGCCGCACGGTTTCGATCTGATCGAGCCCCTCGAGCGAGTCGTGCTCGCCCGGGATAACGCTCGTGTTGTCGTTCATCTGCCGGGAGAGTCCCTTGTACAGCACGTCGTGCATGAGCGTCGACTTGCCCGAGCCCGAGACGCCGGTGATCGCGGTGAAACAACCGGTCGGGATGTCCACGTCGAGGTCGTCGAGGTTGTGCTGTCTCGCGCCGAGGATCGTGAGCGCGCCGTCGGGCTCGCGGCGCTGTTCGGGAACCGGAATCGCCCGCCGCCCGGAGAGGTAGTCGCCGGTGATCGACTCCTCGCAGTCTTTGAGTTCGTCGACGGGGCCGTTGACGACGACCTCGCCGCCGCGTTTGCCCGGACCGGGGCCCATGTCGATGACGTTGTCCGCCCGGCGCATCGTCTCCTCGTCGTGCTCGACGACGAGCAGGGTGTTGCCGAGGTCGCGAAGCTCTTCTAGGGTGTCGAGCAGCCGGTCGTTGTCCCGCTGGTGGAGGCCGATCGAGGGCTCGTCCAGAACGTAGAGCACGCCGACGAGGCCGGAGCCGATCTGAGTCGCCAGCCGAATGCGCTGGCTCTCGCCGCCCGAGAGCGTCGCGGCTTCCCGATCGAGCGTGAGGTACTCGAGGCCGACCTCGCACATGAACCCGAGCCGGGCGCGGATCTCCTTTAGAATCTCCTCGGCGATGACCTTCTCGCGCTCGGTGAGGTCGGCTTCCATCGACTCGAAGTGGCCGAGCGCGTCGCCGATGCTGGCGGCGTTGATGTCCGTGATCGCCGTGTCGTCGACCAGTACTGCTCGCGAGGCCGCCTTGAGGCGCGTACCGTCACAGGACGGACACTCCGTGGCGCTCATGTAATCCTCGATGTGCTCGCGGGTCGAGTCGGAGTCGGTCTCGACGTAGCGGCGCTCCAAGTTCGGGATGACGCCCTCGAAGCGCTTTTGCTTGCGTCGGGTGCCGTTTTTCGTTCGGCGCTTGAACAGCACCTGCTCGCTCGTTCCGTAGAGAAACGCCTGCCGGATGGACTCGTCTAGCTCCTCGAAGGGGGTCGACAGCGAGACGTCGAAGTGCTCGGCGACCGCGTCGAGGCGCGTCTGGTAGTACGACCGGTTGTAGCTCCAGGGTTCGAAGACGTGTTTCAGGGCCTTGGACTCGTCCTGGACGACGAGGCTCTCGTCGATCTCTTTGGTCTCGCCGAGCCCCTCACACTCCGGGCAGGCTCCGTGGGGCGAGTTAAACGAGAAGCTCCGCGTCTCGATCTCGGGAACGTCGATCCCGCAGTGGGTACACGCCAGATCCTTCGAGAACTCGACGACGAGCCGATCGTCGTCGTCATCGGTCTCCTCGCCCAGCGCGCCGGTCGTACGCGATTCGGAGCCGAGATCGACGTCCGCGGGCCGATCGGGGAGGATGACTTTCATGACGCCGTCGGCCTCGTCGAGGGCCGTCTCGACGCTGTCGATGATCCGCGGCCGATTCTCGGCCGAGACCGAGATCCGGTCGACGATCACGTCGATCGTGTGATCGAAGTTCTCGTCGAGATCCGGGCGATCGAGGCTCAGGTCGTGTTCCTCGCCGTCGACTTCGACCCGTGCGTACCCCTCCGAGACGAGTTCGTCGAACAGGTCCTCGAAGGCCCCCTTCTGGTCGCGCACGACGGGTGCTGCGAGCTTGACTTTCGTCCCCTCGGGAAGCTCGAGGATGCGCTCGACCATGTTCTGGGCGCTCTGTTCGCCGACTTCCCGGCCGCACTCGGGGCAGTGGGGCGTGCCGACGCGAGCGTAGAGAAGGCGAAGATAGTCGTGCAGTTCCGTCACCGTCCCGACCGTCGAACGCGGGTTGTTCGCCGCGTTCTTCTGGTCGATCGAGATCGCCGGCGAGAGACCTTCGACGGTCTCGACCTGTGGTTTGTCCATCTGCCCGAGGAAGTTCCGAGCGTACGCCGAGAGGCTCTCGATGTATCGGCGCTGGCCCTCGGCGTAGACGGTTTCGAACGCGAGGGAGGACTTGCCCGATCCCGAGAGGCCGGTGACGACGGTGAACGACTCGCGGGGAATCGAGACGTCGAGATCCTTGAGGTTGTGTTCCTCAGCACCCCGCACCTCGATGTACTCTTTGCTCATCTAGAGGGTGGCAACCGCCCCAGAAATGAAGGGTTGTCGGTTGCGATATCGCCCGGGGTGAAAGTGAACCTCAGTCCGATCGATTCGATGCCGTTTGCTCGAGTCGGCCGTCGGTCTCGCCGTTCGCGGTTCGACTTACTCGCCCTTCGACTCCGGCGGGGGAACGATCGTCATCGGCGTCGTCGTCCGCTGGGAGAGGCGCTCGGCCGTGCTTCCGAGCAGCGTCTCCGCAATCCCGTCCGCGCTTCCCTGGCCGACGACGAGCAGTTCCGCGTCGATCTCCGCGGCGTACTCGAGAATCGCGTCGCTCGGTTCCCCTCGGAGCACGTCGACGCGGACCTCGAGGTCGTCGGCACCGGCGGCGGCCTCGCGTGTCTCTTCGACCAGGCGACTCGCGGCCTCGTTGAGTTCGTCGACTTCCTCGACGCCGAACGATAGCGGCGAGGACGGTTCGACGACGGTGAGCGCGAAGACGGTCGCGTCGACTGACGTCGCGAGGTCGATCGCGTGCGCTAAGGCGGTCGCCGCGTGGTCGCTGTCGTCGATCGCGACGAGGATGCGGTCGTACATGGTCATGGGAGGTTCGTGGCTGTATCGTTTCCGCCGATCGACATAACGGTGCTGCTCGGACGCGGACGAGGATCGACATAACGGTGCTGCTCGGACGCGGACGAGACTACTGTTCGAACGCGCACGAGACTGCTCGCCTCGCGCGACTCCGCGTCTCGCGCCGCACCGGGATGTGCATTCGAATCTGTTCGCCGCCCGCTCACAGCCATTGCAGGCAACGAACCGAAGCGGATAGCGGCCGTTTACCCCCGCAAAATGAGCGTCCAGCCGCGAGTGCGATCGTGTGACGTACCGATCCCGGACAAGGTACACTCTTTAGCGTTCAGGATAGTCGGGGTAACATGAACGACGAGTACGATGTGGTGATCGCCGGTGCAGGGCCCGCTGGGGGCCAGTGTGCGCGCGATCTCGCGACGCGGGGATACGACGTCGTCGTCCTCGAGACCGAGGCCGAAGACGAGTTCCCGCGTCAGTCGAACAAATCGACCGCGGGAACCTTCCCGTCGATGATGTCCGCGTTCGGCGTTCCGGACGACGTCGTAATGAACTACACCGAGAACGTCGTCCTCGAGTCGCCGACCGACTACTACGTCCGACGACAGCCCGGTGCCGTCCTCGAGTTCGCCGACTTCAAGCGGTTCCTGGTCGCGGACAGCCGCGAGGACGGTGCGGAGTACGTCTTCGACGCCCACGTCACGGAACCGATCATGGAAGACGGCGAGCCGATCGGCGTCCGGTACAACGGCTCCGAAGAGGTCTACGCCGATATCGTGATCGACGCGACGGGCCCGAGCGCGCCCATCGCGAAGAAACTCGGCGTCAGCGACCTAGAGCGGACGAACCACGCGATCGGGATCGAGTACGAACTCGAGGGGATCGAGATCGACCGGCAGGGTTACGCCGACCTGACCGACGCGATGATGCTCCGTCTCGACCACGACCTCGCGCCCGGCGGCTACTCGTGGATCTTCCACACGGGCGCGGACACGGCGAAAGTCGGCATCTGTTACATCCAAAACGAGAGTCACCAGAACTACGCGCGCGACGACTTCAGCGTCGACGACTACCTCCAGCACTGGCTCGAGACCGATCCCCGATTCGCAGACGCCTCGCGCATCGAGGGCAAACAACACCGCGGCTCCGCGCACATCCAGATGCCGGGCCAGCTGTATACGGATCGGTTCATGGCCATCGGCGACACCGTCCCGTCGGTCGACCCACTCTGGGGCGAGGGGATCAACAAGTGCATGCGCTCGGGTCGGGCCGCCGCGACCACGGCCGACGCCTGTCTCAAACACGGCGGTCTCGAACCGACCGCCGAGAACCTCGAGGTCTACGAAACCCTCTGGCACCGGGACGTCGCGCCGAACATGGATTCGCGTCTGTTGATGACCGAACTGCTGTATCTCGCCTCGAACGAGCGGTACGATCGGCTGATGGCCGACCTCTCGCGTCTGGACGACGATACCCTGGCGAGGGCGAACAAGGGAGACAAACGCGCGATCCTCCGACTGCTCGAGCCCGGCGACCTCCCGCTGTTGGCGAAGTTCGCCCGCCAGCGGCTCACCTCGCGCTGAGGGGACTGACAGTCCCGCTCCTTGTAGTTCGATTCACCCGTTCGTTGCGGTTCGATTTATTCGCGCGCTCGAGCGCTCGCTCAAATCCGCTTCGAGTCTCGAGTGCTCACACGTCCTCGGGGAGCCACCCGCCGTCGACTTCGATGTTTTCGCCGCTCACGTACTCGTTTTCGGGATCGAGGAAGAAGTAAAGCGGGCGGATCAGGTCCTCGAAACTCGCCGGTCTCCCCCGCGGTAACTCCTCGGGGAACTCCGCGGAGTTCTCGACGACGTACGGCGAGATGGCGTTGACGGTGATCCCGTCGTCTTGCGTGTCGGCCGCAAGCATCCGGGTGAACTGCAGGACGCCGGTTTTGGCGACGAAGTACGGGAAGTTCTTGGGGTCGACCATCGCCCGATCGCTCGAGGCGTAGCCGAGGTTGACGATGCGGCCGTACCCCGCTTCGCGCATCCCGGGGAGCACGCGCTTCGAACAGAGTGCGGTCCCGTTGAGGTTCGTCTCGAGCACCCGATTCCACGTCTCGAGGTCGATCGATTCCCAGTGTTCCGGCGCGAAGTCGCCGACGTTGTTGACGAGCACGTCGACGGTGCCGAGTTCGGATTCGACCGCTGATACCAGGTCGTCGACCGAGTCGGGGTCGGTAACGTCGCCCTGCACCGTCGTCGAGTCGGGCGCGCCGCGTTCGCGGGCGGCGGCCGCGACCTCGCGAGCCTCCTCGGCGCTCGTGTGGTAGTGAACGGCGACTCTGGCACCGCACTCGGCCGTCGAAAGCAGGAGTTCTCGCCCGATGCCGCGCCCGCTCCCGGTGACGAGAACCACCTGCCCCGTGAGGTCTGGTCCGTCCATACGCTCCGTCTGGGCCCCGCGGGGTTATGTGTATTGAACGTCAGTTCGTCGATCACCGGCGCTCTCGAGCGGTTCGGGACTCGCGGAT is part of the Halostagnicola kamekurae genome and harbors:
- a CDS encoding universal stress protein — encoded protein: MTMYDRILVAIDDSDHAATALAHAIDLATSVDATVFALTVVEPSSPLSFGVEEVDELNEAASRLVEETREAAAGADDLEVRVDVLRGEPSDAILEYAAEIDAELLVVGQGSADGIAETLLGSTAERLSQRTTTPMTIVPPPESKGE
- the uvrA gene encoding excinuclease ABC subunit UvrA, with amino-acid sequence MSKEYIEVRGAEEHNLKDLDVSIPRESFTVVTGLSGSGKSSLAFETVYAEGQRRYIESLSAYARNFLGQMDKPQVETVEGLSPAISIDQKNAANNPRSTVGTVTELHDYLRLLYARVGTPHCPECGREVGEQSAQNMVERILELPEGTKVKLAAPVVRDQKGAFEDLFDELVSEGYARVEVDGEEHDLSLDRPDLDENFDHTIDVIVDRISVSAENRPRIIDSVETALDEADGVMKVILPDRPADVDLGSESRTTGALGEETDDDDDRLVVEFSKDLACTHCGIDVPEIETRSFSFNSPHGACPECEGLGETKEIDESLVVQDESKALKHVFEPWSYNRSYYQTRLDAVAEHFDVSLSTPFEELDESIRQAFLYGTSEQVLFKRRTKNGTRRKQKRFEGVIPNLERRYVETDSDSTREHIEDYMSATECPSCDGTRLKAASRAVLVDDTAITDINAASIGDALGHFESMEADLTEREKVIAEEILKEIRARLGFMCEVGLEYLTLDREAATLSGGESQRIRLATQIGSGLVGVLYVLDEPSIGLHQRDNDRLLDTLEELRDLGNTLLVVEHDEETMRRADNVIDMGPGPGKRGGEVVVNGPVDELKDCEESITGDYLSGRRAIPVPEQRREPDGALTILGARQHNLDDLDVDIPTGCFTAITGVSGSGKSTLMHDVLYKGLSRQMNDNTSVIPGEHDSLEGLDQIETVRLIDQSPIGRTPRSNPATYTNVFDYVRELFAETKLSKQRGYEKGRFSFNVKGGRCEECGGQGTVKIEMNFLSDVYVPCEECGGDRYNDATLDVTYKGKTISDVLEMSVEEAYDFFESSSQIRRRLELLKDVGLDYMKLGQPSTTLSGGEAQRIKLAEELGKKDSGETLYLLDEPTTGLHSEDERKLIDVLHRLTDNGNTIAVIEHELDLVKNADHVIDLGPEGGENGGEVVATGTPEEVAQLESSYTGQYLRDLLPDVDLEGPRGERVEPVTAPTDDD
- a CDS encoding digeranylgeranylglycerophospholipid reductase, with amino-acid sequence MNDEYDVVIAGAGPAGGQCARDLATRGYDVVVLETEAEDEFPRQSNKSTAGTFPSMMSAFGVPDDVVMNYTENVVLESPTDYYVRRQPGAVLEFADFKRFLVADSREDGAEYVFDAHVTEPIMEDGEPIGVRYNGSEEVYADIVIDATGPSAPIAKKLGVSDLERTNHAIGIEYELEGIEIDRQGYADLTDAMMLRLDHDLAPGGYSWIFHTGADTAKVGICYIQNESHQNYARDDFSVDDYLQHWLETDPRFADASRIEGKQHRGSAHIQMPGQLYTDRFMAIGDTVPSVDPLWGEGINKCMRSGRAAATTADACLKHGGLEPTAENLEVYETLWHRDVAPNMDSRLLMTELLYLASNERYDRLMADLSRLDDDTLARANKGDKRAILRLLEPGDLPLLAKFARQRLTSR
- a CDS encoding SDR family NAD(P)-dependent oxidoreductase, with the protein product MDGPDLTGQVVLVTGSGRGIGRELLLSTAECGARVAVHYHTSAEEAREVAAAARERGAPDSTTVQGDVTDPDSVDDLVSAVESELGTVDVLVNNVGDFAPEHWESIDLETWNRVLETNLNGTALCSKRVLPGMREAGYGRIVNLGYASSDRAMVDPKNFPYFVAKTGVLQFTRMLAADTQDDGITVNAISPYVVENSAEFPEELPRGRPASFEDLIRPLYFFLDPENEYVSGENIEVDGGWLPEDV